A window of Sulfurimonas gotlandica GD1 contains these coding sequences:
- a CDS encoding chemotaxis protein, which yields MSVLSKVDSTTNLAKNNELQLLVFRISNKEDSAFYAINVFKTREVVESKNHFLTQIPSAHKLLEGTIILRGLQIPILNLPAWLGTHLTKAEILKSNILICDFNGIIIGLRIMSAYRVIKKNWNEMHAPDSYRLKDDGVVMNDTRLEDGSLCLILDYEKLLSDVIPQAMVNVNESPENMKDLSIPSKLANGEVLIAEDSKTAQRHLIQIFKHANLQMKLFDNGKKLVDYILAMPDPSIIPAIITDIEMPEMSGFTVIQTLRNNQLTKNIPIIVNSSMTGTNNKREAETLGANGFIDKTKSHNIIPLIVGAMGS from the coding sequence ATGTCAGTTTTAAGCAAGGTAGATTCCACTACAAATTTAGCAAAAAACAATGAACTTCAACTTTTAGTTTTTAGAATCAGTAACAAAGAAGATTCTGCATTTTATGCGATCAATGTTTTTAAAACAAGAGAGGTTGTTGAGTCTAAAAATCATTTTCTTACTCAAATTCCATCAGCACACAAGCTACTTGAGGGAACTATTATTCTTCGTGGACTTCAAATTCCTATATTAAACCTTCCTGCATGGTTAGGCACACATTTGACTAAAGCAGAAATACTCAAATCTAATATACTTATTTGTGATTTCAATGGAATTATTATAGGTCTTAGAATAATGTCAGCATATAGAGTTATCAAGAAAAACTGGAACGAGATGCATGCACCTGACAGCTATAGACTAAAAGATGATGGTGTTGTTATGAACGATACAAGACTTGAAGATGGAAGTTTATGTCTTATTTTAGACTATGAAAAACTTTTATCAGATGTCATTCCTCAAGCTATGGTTAATGTAAATGAATCACCTGAAAATATGAAAGACTTATCTATTCCTTCTAAACTTGCAAACGGTGAAGTACTAATTGCAGAAGATTCTAAAACAGCACAAAGACACCTGATACAGATTTTCAAACATGCAAATCTTCAAATGAAACTATTTGACAATGGAAAAAAACTGGTAGATTATATCTTGGCAATGCCAGATCCTTCAATTATACCAGCTATTATTACTGATATTGAGATGCCTGAGATGTCAGGATTTACAGTGATTCAAACTCTTAGAAACAACCAATTAACAAAGAATATTCCTATAATTGTCAACAGTTCTATGACCGGAACTAATAATAAAAGAGAAGCTGAAACACTTGGCGCAAATGGATTTATTGATAAAACAAAAAGCCATAATATAATACCACTTATTGTAGGGGCTATGGGTAGCTAA
- a CDS encoding HlyD family secretion protein — protein MKILTILILTFTLSFAKVYYSKVEPYELRDISSNVSGLVVSIDENMIGKKLTSKAYIRIDSELDAKELVFIKEKLEYLREIVKVNHDVLVNIEKSLVRKRENYKRIEDLKFKSSVEKDKEYYDLVSSENLYLSTQKEIQNLKVQITDLKLREAHLQRSIEDKYLSDKDFVLYEISVKVGQVVGISTPLAKVADISKAILTIYLDEPDVADAKSKVIYINGNKTSYKISRALNIADSKNISKYMAQIIIDSPELFSKLVTIELKDK, from the coding sequence GTGAAAATTTTAACAATTCTAATTTTAACGTTTACTCTGTCGTTTGCTAAGGTTTATTATTCAAAAGTTGAGCCATATGAGCTTAGAGATATCTCTTCTAATGTCTCTGGATTAGTTGTGTCAATAGATGAAAATATGATTGGTAAAAAGTTGACTTCAAAAGCTTATATTCGCATAGACTCTGAACTGGATGCTAAGGAATTAGTTTTTATAAAAGAGAAGTTAGAATACTTAAGAGAAATAGTAAAAGTAAATCATGATGTCTTAGTAAATATAGAAAAATCTTTAGTTAGAAAAAGAGAAAACTATAAACGCATAGAGGATTTAAAATTTAAATCATCTGTTGAAAAAGATAAAGAATATTATGATTTAGTATCTAGTGAAAACCTATATCTAAGTACACAAAAAGAGATACAAAACTTAAAAGTTCAGATTACGGACTTAAAACTAAGAGAAGCACATCTTCAAAGAAGTATTGAAGATAAATATTTAAGTGACAAAGATTTTGTACTTTATGAGATATCAGTTAAAGTAGGGCAGGTTGTTGGCATCTCAACACCACTTGCAAAAGTAGCTGATATTTCAAAAGCAATACTTACTATATATCTTGATGAGCCAGATGTAGCAGATGCAAAAAGCAAAGTTATATATATCAATGGTAATAAAACATCATATAAGATTTCACGTGCATTAAACATAGCAGATTCTAAAAACATTTCTAAATATATGGCTCAAATAATTATTGACTCTCCAGAGCTGTTTTCTAAGCTTGTAACTATTGAGTTAAAAGATAAATAG
- a CDS encoding molybdopterin-dependent oxidoreductase, whose translation MLGNTTACPLDCYDACGITYDNGKLKALKIGHTNGFLCPHMNHYEKYETIKTPRYKGKEITMEGALIHLAQMLRESKPSEILHYRSSGNFALMQEVSDHFFASYGATLTDGTLCDGAGEAGITEGRGSNKNMPLSEIAKSDVVIFWGRNPHTTSSHILPLIKNKKIIVIDPIKTKIAKIADLHLQIKPRGDLYLAMLLSRFLHINHGCDIEFLDKHATEYEEFYELTQTIRIKATLDEIDITLGQIGELLELVKGKKVAIVCGVGIQKYRDGADIIRAIDAFGVMLGLFGKEGCGISYLGSSREHISSPFKTKAKRVSKVNTEFSNFQTVFFQGANPLSQMPDTSRVKESIKETANVVYFGLYENETSEVASLVIPAKSFLYKNDVRTSYSHNAMMFMNKVAETEIGISEYDLSAYLCNYFNVNIESEEFYLKHFKNFSIEKMDGVYHVKDREEIPYQNGFDTEDGEFLFLDEYENNLEKNEMLNLITMKSDTSLNSQFNRQENVYLNSSLGFIDDEIVKISSTNGSVELKVKLNDDLRDDCVLIFSGTKGVNDLTSSKHSYEGKSAIYQENRVEVFKV comes from the coding sequence ATGCTAGGCAATACAACAGCTTGTCCATTAGACTGTTATGATGCTTGTGGCATCACATATGATAATGGCAAATTGAAAGCTCTAAAAATTGGGCATACAAATGGTTTTTTATGCCCACATATGAATCATTATGAAAAGTATGAAACAATTAAAACACCTAGATATAAAGGTAAAGAGATCACGATGGAAGGTGCATTGATTCATTTGGCTCAGATGCTACGTGAATCTAAACCAAGTGAGATTTTGCACTATAGAAGTAGTGGAAATTTTGCACTGATGCAAGAAGTTAGTGACCACTTTTTTGCTTCTTATGGTGCTACTTTGACTGATGGAACTCTTTGTGATGGAGCCGGAGAAGCTGGAATAACAGAGGGAAGAGGCTCAAACAAAAACATGCCTCTCTCAGAGATAGCAAAGTCTGATGTAGTTATATTTTGGGGGAGAAATCCACATACAACTTCTTCTCATATTCTTCCTCTTATAAAAAATAAAAAAATTATAGTTATAGATCCCATAAAAACAAAAATAGCTAAAATAGCGGATTTACATCTGCAGATAAAACCTCGCGGTGATCTTTATCTTGCGATGTTGCTTAGTAGATTTTTACACATTAATCATGGTTGTGACATAGAGTTTTTAGACAAACATGCAACTGAGTATGAAGAGTTTTATGAACTTACTCAAACTATACGCATCAAAGCAACTTTAGATGAGATAGATATAACTCTAGGTCAAATTGGTGAGTTACTGGAGCTTGTAAAGGGTAAAAAAGTAGCTATTGTTTGCGGTGTTGGTATACAAAAGTACAGAGATGGGGCAGATATAATAAGAGCTATAGATGCCTTTGGAGTTATGCTTGGACTTTTTGGTAAAGAAGGTTGTGGAATCTCTTATCTTGGTTCTTCAAGAGAGCATATTTCTTCGCCTTTTAAAACAAAAGCAAAAAGAGTATCTAAGGTAAATACAGAGTTTTCAAACTTTCAAACCGTATTTTTTCAAGGTGCAAATCCACTCTCTCAGATGCCAGATACTTCAAGAGTAAAAGAGTCTATAAAAGAGACTGCAAATGTGGTTTACTTTGGTCTTTATGAAAATGAGACAAGTGAAGTCGCAAGCTTAGTTATACCGGCTAAGAGTTTTTTATATAAAAATGATGTCAGAACATCATACTCACACAATGCCATGATGTTTATGAATAAGGTTGCAGAGACAGAAATAGGCATAAGTGAGTATGATTTAAGTGCTTACCTTTGCAACTATTTTAATGTTAATATAGAGAGTGAAGAGTTTTATTTAAAGCATTTTAAAAATTTTTCCATTGAAAAAATGGATGGTGTATATCATGTGAAAGATAGAGAAGAAATTCCGTATCAAAATGGTTTTGACACAGAAGACGGGGAGTTTCTATTTTTAGATGAATATGAGAATAATTTAGAAAAAAATGAGATGTTGAACCTCATAACTATGAAAAGTGATACAAGTCTTAACTCTCAGTTTAACCGTCAAGAAAATGTATACCTTAACAGTTCACTGGGTTTTATAGATGATGAAATAGTTAAAATATCTTCTACCAATGGAAGCGTAGAGCTAAAAGTAAAACTGAATGATGATTTAAGAGATGATTGTGTTCTTATATTTAGTGGAACAAAAGGTGTTAATGACTTAACATCTTCTAAGCACTCTTATGAAGGTAAGAGTGCGATTTATCAAGAAAACAGGGTGGAAGTATTTAAAGTTTAG
- a CDS encoding aspartate aminotransferase family protein: protein MNNIKELDKKYVLPTYARADVEFVSGNNARLVDANGKEYIDFTSGIAVCSVGHANKRVNDAICKQISNITHISNLYYTAPQARAAQKIVEASGYDMKCFFGNSGAEANEGAIKIARKFGEKDGEVKRYKIITLEHSFHGRTITTVKATGQASMHNYFGPFPDGFVYADNIAQIESLIDDHTCAVMVELVQGEGGVQPLDKKAVQDLAKLLKSKNILLMIDEVQTGVYRTGKFLASNLYEIEPDVVTLAKGLGGGVPIGVVMTKLKEVFSPGDHGSTFGGNYLSATAACEVIDILSELDVSGELTESIEYFDSEVENFYEAHKGIFTSKVGIGMMCGLRVKDADTLAKVISNARDEGVMVLKAGKNTLRLLPALTITKEEIDEGFNSLNRAVASL, encoded by the coding sequence ATGAATAATATAAAAGAATTAGATAAAAAATATGTTTTACCTACATACGCTAGAGCAGATGTAGAATTTGTTAGTGGTAATAATGCGAGATTAGTTGATGCTAATGGCAAAGAGTATATAGATTTTACTTCTGGTATCGCGGTTTGTAGTGTAGGTCACGCCAATAAAAGAGTAAACGACGCTATATGTAAGCAGATATCAAATATTACTCATATTTCTAATCTTTATTATACTGCTCCTCAAGCTCGTGCAGCTCAGAAGATTGTTGAAGCCAGCGGATATGATATGAAGTGTTTCTTTGGAAACAGCGGTGCTGAAGCGAATGAGGGAGCTATTAAGATAGCAAGAAAGTTTGGTGAGAAAGATGGTGAAGTAAAAAGATATAAAATAATCACACTTGAACACTCTTTTCACGGTAGAACAATTACAACTGTAAAAGCTACTGGACAAGCTTCTATGCACAACTACTTTGGTCCATTTCCAGATGGTTTTGTGTATGCTGATAATATTGCACAGATAGAGAGCTTAATTGATGATCATACTTGTGCAGTAATGGTTGAACTTGTTCAAGGTGAGGGCGGAGTTCAGCCGCTTGATAAAAAAGCTGTTCAAGATTTAGCAAAACTTTTAAAATCAAAAAATATTTTACTTATGATTGATGAAGTTCAAACAGGGGTTTATAGAACTGGAAAGTTTTTAGCTTCAAATCTTTATGAAATTGAACCGGATGTAGTAACTTTGGCTAAAGGTCTTGGCGGTGGTGTTCCTATTGGTGTTGTTATGACAAAGCTTAAAGAAGTTTTTTCTCCAGGTGATCATGGTTCTACATTTGGCGGAAACTACTTAAGTGCTACTGCTGCCTGTGAAGTGATTGACATCTTAAGTGAGCTGGATGTAAGTGGTGAGCTGACAGAAAGTATAGAGTATTTTGATAGCGAAGTAGAGAATTTTTATGAAGCTCATAAAGGTATCTTTACATCCAAAGTAGGCATCGGAATGATGTGTGGACTACGTGTTAAAGATGCAGATACTTTGGCTAAAGTTATATCAAATGCTAGAGATGAAGGCGTTATGGTCTTAAAAGCAGGTAAAAACACTCTTAGACTTTTACCTGCACTAACAATTACAAAAGAGGAAATAGATGAAGGTTTTAACTCTCTTAATCGCGCTGTCGCTTCTTTGTAG
- a CDS encoding TolC family protein translates to MKVLTLLIALSLLCSTAFAADEKDQPLDAYISKNKKDQFKYDYDKVEADSSKLRDSWIAPLNLQYSYSKSNPYTDEQTSENAAVKMDQPIFQSGGIYYGIKFAEASRVYANYSVEVAKRKLVKDAISLLMQIKQMDLKIERQKLQIQNSEISLEQKKEQYLSGQLDSGFLDNAVIERNFVIQNLYDIETNKERLISKFNSISDLSYADGKIPHLDMLNEEQFLKYNIVLNMSESDIEKTKYNKNVTTAKYLPRVSITSGYNWSKSDSAFQFGSKEKNYYDYGVKASVPLDINTFRDIESSRIDYLKSKLVIEDRKRELRALFEQVMQNINNFEKKRLLSIENRELYEKLLSETKDMFSAGYKTSYDVDLLENSVSIQIIDQSIFEIDKQLELLTLYEMYKHEI, encoded by the coding sequence ATGAAGGTTTTAACTCTCTTAATCGCGCTGTCGCTTCTTTGTAGCACAGCTTTCGCGGCAGATGAAAAAGATCAGCCGCTAGATGCATATATCTCTAAAAACAAAAAAGATCAGTTCAAGTATGACTATGACAAAGTAGAAGCTGACAGTTCTAAACTTCGTGACTCATGGATAGCACCGTTAAACCTTCAGTACAGCTACTCAAAAAGTAATCCTTATACTGACGAGCAGACTTCAGAAAATGCTGCTGTGAAAATGGACCAGCCAATTTTTCAAAGTGGTGGAATCTACTACGGAATTAAGTTTGCAGAAGCTTCAAGAGTCTATGCAAACTACTCTGTAGAAGTTGCAAAAAGAAAACTGGTTAAAGATGCTATCTCACTCTTGATGCAGATAAAGCAGATGGACTTAAAGATAGAGCGTCAAAAGCTTCAGATACAAAACTCTGAGATAAGTCTAGAGCAGAAAAAAGAGCAGTACTTAAGTGGTCAACTTGACTCTGGCTTTTTAGACAATGCTGTTATTGAGAGAAACTTCGTTATACAGAACTTGTACGACATAGAGACGAACAAAGAGAGACTTATCTCAAAGTTTAACTCTATTAGTGACTTGTCTTATGCAGATGGGAAAATACCACACTTAGATATGCTCAATGAAGAGCAGTTTTTAAAGTACAACATCGTGTTAAATATGTCTGAAAGTGATATAGAAAAAACTAAGTACAACAAAAATGTTACTACTGCTAAGTACCTTCCTCGTGTTAGCATCACAAGTGGTTATAACTGGAGTAAAAGTGACAGTGCATTTCAGTTTGGATCAAAAGAGAAAAATTATTATGACTATGGTGTAAAGGCTTCTGTTCCACTTGATATTAATACTTTTAGAGACATAGAATCTTCAAGAATAGACTATCTGAAATCAAAACTTGTTATTGAAGATAGAAAAAGAGAGCTCCGTGCGCTGTTTGAACAGGTTATGCAAAATATCAATAATTTTGAGAAAAAGAGATTGCTTAGTATAGAAAACAGAGAACTATATGAAAAACTGCTTTCTGAGACAAAAGATATGTTTAGTGCAGGATATAAAACAAGTTATGATGTGGATCTGTTAGAGAACTCAGTTTCCATACAGATAATCGATCAGTCGATTTTTGAGATAGATAAACAACTAGAACTATTAACACTATATGAAATGTACAAACATGAAATTTAG
- a CDS encoding SAM-dependent methyltransferase, with protein MKFSEYMGEWLYGNDGYYATYKNIGKEGDFYTAVSTSKFFGGSVARHIISLLDEGFLEKDGVICEIGAHHGYFLADVIEFIYTLRPKLLTTLKFVIIERFDDLQEQQRNYFEESFGDAVSLTHYKSLSELKCKNAFFIANEIFDAFPCELYYKGKTGRVDGHNVEFDVDNDWVDAKAKKYNKDRGEIAIGYEEFAKEMAKSCEKFEFMSFDYGEMVARPDFSIRVYAKHKVIPFFEEDINRKELFGKSDITYDVTFEHVKDAFEEAGVEFIGLKAQMVALVDMGILNLLEMLKENVDDKIYEQELQKAKMLIMPNFLGERFKMIRFRKNKK; from the coding sequence ATGAAATTTAGCGAGTATATGGGTGAGTGGCTTTATGGAAATGACGGCTACTACGCAACTTATAAAAACATAGGAAAAGAAGGTGACTTCTACACCGCTGTAAGTACAAGTAAGTTCTTTGGCGGAAGTGTAGCAAGACACATCATCTCTTTATTAGATGAAGGCTTTTTAGAAAAAGATGGAGTCATCTGTGAGATAGGTGCTCACCACGGTTACTTTTTAGCTGACGTAATCGAGTTTATATACACTCTGAGACCAAAACTACTTACTACCTTGAAGTTTGTCATCATAGAGAGATTTGATGACCTTCAGGAGCAGCAGAGAAACTATTTTGAAGAATCATTTGGAGACGCTGTAAGTCTAACTCACTACAAGTCTCTAAGTGAGCTAAAGTGCAAAAATGCGTTTTTCATTGCAAATGAGATATTTGATGCATTTCCATGTGAGCTTTACTATAAAGGTAAAACAGGAAGAGTAGATGGTCATAACGTTGAGTTTGATGTAGATAATGACTGGGTAGATGCTAAAGCCAAGAAGTACAACAAAGACAGAGGCGAAATAGCCATAGGTTATGAAGAGTTCGCAAAAGAGATGGCCAAGTCTTGTGAGAAGTTTGAGTTTATGAGTTTTGACTATGGTGAGATGGTAGCTCGTCCTGACTTTTCCATAAGAGTCTATGCAAAACACAAAGTCATACCGTTTTTTGAAGAAGATATAAACCGCAAAGAGCTTTTTGGAAAGTCTGACATAACCTATGATGTTACCTTTGAGCATGTAAAAGATGCTTTTGAAGAAGCAGGGGTTGAATTTATAGGATTAAAGGCTCAAATGGTTGCGCTTGTTGATATGGGAATATTAAATCTTTTAGAGATGCTCAAAGAGAATGTAGATGACAAAATCTACGAACAAGAACTTCAAAAAGCGAAGATGCTGATTATGCCAAACTTTCTTGGTGAGAGATTTAAGATGATACGGTTTAGAAAGAACAAAAAGTAA
- a CDS encoding YkgJ family cysteine cluster protein — translation MKSECEFPIHKSQEKSTLTMNSAIASGELCMACGLCCTGAIFSHVTISRNAYKRLPEANVSSTNNKIEMNFPCSFFQEGSCSVYHDRPHKCTSYNCKLVKQVISGETSLIEGKEIVDVSKKQANWLILNMPTLNYSNGDSLRSNLFIAHKLFNSRFKNTENPSFTTEEYEFCLNALDYVKGLAISFYTSSLLMKYNDLVMKMSSK, via the coding sequence TTGAAATCAGAATGCGAATTTCCTATACATAAATCACAAGAAAAATCTACCTTAACGATGAATTCAGCAATAGCAAGTGGAGAGTTATGTATGGCTTGTGGACTCTGTTGTACTGGTGCTATATTTTCTCATGTTACAATTTCACGTAATGCATATAAGAGACTTCCTGAAGCTAATGTCTCATCAACAAATAATAAAATAGAAATGAATTTTCCATGCTCATTTTTTCAAGAAGGCTCTTGTTCTGTTTATCATGACCGTCCACACAAGTGTACAAGTTACAACTGTAAGTTAGTAAAACAAGTTATCAGTGGTGAGACTTCTTTAATAGAAGGCAAAGAGATAGTAGATGTTTCAAAGAAACAAGCAAACTGGCTAATCTTAAATATGCCTACTCTAAACTACAGTAATGGAGATAGCTTACGGTCTAATTTATTTATTGCACATAAACTATTCAACAGTCGTTTTAAAAACACAGAAAATCCATCTTTCACTACTGAAGAATATGAGTTTTGTTTAAACGCCTTAGATTATGTTAAAGGATTAGCAATATCTTTTTATACATCTAGTTTGCTAATGAAGTATAATGATCTTGTTATGAAAATGAGTTCAAAATAA
- a CDS encoding nucleoside deaminase, giving the protein MKVQKRLLILSIAMFYMFSVMAIASTPDSKQPSTFYGYTPAQTQKWVNEAPNTPPKKFAVVEGAGSNDNVQCSVGSSSKETKTHRKHIRRAIKLGAHNPMQALKGHAPDGGFFGAVIYKDGKILGEGWNTVLKEGDPSRHGEMNAIRQATHG; this is encoded by the coding sequence ATGAAAGTTCAAAAAAGATTATTAATCTTATCAATCGCTATGTTCTATATGTTTTCCGTAATGGCTATTGCATCTACGCCAGACTCTAAGCAACCAAGTACCTTCTATGGTTATACCCCTGCCCAAACACAAAAATGGGTAAATGAGGCTCCAAATACACCACCTAAAAAATTTGCTGTAGTTGAAGGTGCAGGATCAAATGACAACGTTCAGTGTTCTGTAGGTTCTTCAAGCAAAGAGACTAAAACGCACAGAAAACACATAAGACGCGCAATTAAACTAGGTGCTCACAATCCAATGCAAGCACTCAAAGGCCATGCACCTGATGGAGGCTTCTTCGGTGCAGTGATTTATAAAGATGGAAAAATCCTTGGGGAAGGATGGAACACTGTACTCAAAGAGGGTGACCCGTCACGTCACGGAGAGATGAACGCCATACGTCAGGCTACACATGGATAA
- a CDS encoding type IV pilus twitching motility protein PilT: MSEEVKKVVDIKKLLKSVLAYGSSDLHLVVGSEPQIRIDKELRPLNLAVLNAKDIEEMAYSLIEDKQKKVFEDANELDFSFELKEVGRFRANYYRTIGGIACAFRMIPIDIPTLDEYGNPPIFKELVKKEKGLILVTGPTGSGKSTTLASMLHEINLTERRHIITVEDPVEFVHKNIKSLFSQRDVGNDTASFAAALKFALRQDPDIILIGEMRDAETIGAALTAAETGHLVFGTLHTNSAPGTINRIIDVFDGQEQAQVRAQLASSLVAVISQTLIPRVGGGKVAALEILITNPAVQNQIREDKVHQIYSQMQLNQKETNMTTQTQELIELLQKRTITKENAIKNSNRPEELIKMIGGL, encoded by the coding sequence ATGAGTGAAGAAGTCAAAAAAGTAGTTGATATAAAAAAACTGCTCAAGAGTGTTTTAGCCTACGGTTCAAGTGATTTACACCTTGTTGTTGGTAGTGAACCACAGATTAGAATAGATAAAGAACTTCGTCCACTTAATTTGGCTGTTTTAAATGCCAAAGATATTGAAGAGATGGCTTACTCGCTCATAGAAGACAAGCAAAAGAAAGTATTTGAAGATGCTAATGAACTTGACTTTTCTTTTGAGTTAAAAGAAGTTGGACGTTTTCGTGCCAACTACTACAGAACTATCGGTGGGATAGCCTGTGCTTTTCGTATGATACCTATAGATATTCCAACTCTTGATGAGTATGGAAATCCTCCAATTTTTAAAGAACTTGTAAAAAAAGAAAAAGGTCTAATTCTAGTAACAGGTCCTACAGGTAGTGGTAAATCAACTACTCTCGCATCTATGCTTCATGAAATAAACCTGACAGAAAGAAGACATATAATCACTGTCGAAGATCCAGTTGAGTTCGTTCATAAAAACATCAAGTCACTATTTTCTCAAAGAGATGTAGGAAACGATACTGCTTCATTTGCTGCTGCATTAAAATTTGCACTAAGACAAGATCCAGATATTATACTAATCGGTGAAATGAGAGATGCTGAGACTATTGGTGCAGCTTTAACAGCAGCTGAGACTGGTCACTTGGTTTTTGGAACTCTGCACACAAACTCTGCACCTGGAACTATTAACCGTATCATTGATGTTTTTGATGGACAAGAGCAAGCACAAGTAAGAGCGCAACTGGCTTCTTCACTTGTTGCTGTAATATCTCAAACACTTATTCCTAGAGTAGGTGGTGGCAAAGTTGCAGCTCTGGAAATACTCATAACTAATCCAGCTGTTCAGAATCAGATACGTGAAGACAAAGTTCACCAGATTTACTCTCAAATGCAGCTAAATCAAAAAGAAACGAACATGACCACTCAGACTCAAGAGCTGATAGAACTACTTCAAAAAAGAACTATCACAAAAGAGAACGCTATTAAAAATTCTAATAGACCCGAAGAGCTTATAAAAATGATAGGAGGGCTTTAA
- the gatC gene encoding Asp-tRNA(Asn)/Glu-tRNA(Gln) amidotransferase subunit GatC, with product MQVDDVLLTKLEKLSFLKVSEDKREEIIGQLSEIVSFVDNLSSLNTDGVDDNFAMSDNGTFTREDTPFCDASVNDNILKNAPLSGDHFFIVPKIIE from the coding sequence ATGCAAGTAGATGACGTATTACTAACTAAATTAGAAAAACTATCTTTTTTAAAAGTCTCAGAAGATAAAAGAGAAGAAATTATAGGACAATTGTCTGAAATAGTAAGTTTTGTCGATAATTTAAGTTCCCTTAATACTGATGGTGTCGATGATAACTTTGCTATGAGTGACAATGGTACATTTACTAGAGAAGACACACCATTTTGTGATGCTAGCGTTAATGACAATATACTAAAAAATGCACCTCTAAGTGGTGACCATTTCTTTATAGTTCCAAAAATAATCGAGTAA
- a CDS encoding tyrosine-type recombinase/integrase, translated as MMSISHLSNELEAFIEYISVTRALSKKSVEAYKGDLSSIEDELQIPLINLESNSVLSFLSKYKNKRTLNRKLSAINAFFDFCYKSHFSAEKTKYKFAKIPKLLPKFLSYKEIQNSLLLIDRNSWLGLRDYALIIFLFASGARISECLALRREDIEDGWLHIRHAKGEKERIVPVAKVALDAISTYLNEKPKENEYVWCNYKGDALSRISAYKITQKYLNVSPHVLRHSYATSLISGGADLRVVQELLGHASLLTTQIYTHIQKQDLKETVEVCHPLA; from the coding sequence ATGATGAGTATATCTCACTTGAGCAATGAGCTAGAAGCTTTTATAGAATATATAAGTGTAACAAGAGCACTTAGTAAAAAAAGTGTCGAAGCTTACAAAGGTGACTTATCTTCTATAGAAGATGAGTTGCAAATTCCTCTTATCAATCTCGAATCAAACAGCGTTCTTTCTTTTTTATCTAAGTATAAAAACAAAAGAACACTAAACAGAAAACTCTCTGCTATCAACGCTTTTTTTGATTTTTGCTATAAGAGTCATTTCAGCGCGGAAAAAACAAAATATAAATTTGCCAAAATCCCAAAACTACTTCCGAAATTTTTATCATATAAAGAGATACAGAATTCTCTTTTACTTATAGATAGAAACTCATGGCTAGGTCTTCGTGATTATGCTTTGATAATATTTTTGTTTGCGTCTGGAGCACGTATAAGTGAGTGTCTTGCTCTTAGACGAGAAGACATAGAAGATGGATGGCTTCATATAAGACATGCTAAGGGAGAAAAAGAACGTATAGTTCCAGTGGCAAAAGTAGCACTGGATGCTATTAGTACATATCTAAATGAAAAACCAAAAGAGAATGAATATGTTTGGTGTAACTATAAAGGTGACGCGCTAAGCCGCATATCTGCTTACAAAATTACGCAGAAGTATCTCAATGTATCTCCGCATGTACTTCGCCACTCTTATGCAACATCACTCATCAGTGGTGGAGCAGACTTACGCGTTGTTCAGGAACTACTTGGACATGCTTCACTTTTGACAACGCAAATATATACACATATACAAAAGCAGGATTTAAAAGAGACGGTTGAAGTTTGTCACCCATTGGCATAA
- a CDS encoding HD domain-containing protein — protein MNNTIKNSILSVPFLKSLFFIQNEWHQHGVFLHTLRVTYYTIKAKDFTLIPAALLHDIGKPFSAFKKDENDIKYGEYSFTDHEEVSYQIIKNWPFMSEYTKNIVRYHYLIRDIKKSKKENYKRYEVKKAIWESLSDEMHEELERFLLYDDLGKGKKRR, from the coding sequence TTGAACAATACTATTAAAAATTCTATTCTGTCAGTGCCATTTCTAAAGTCACTTTTTTTCATTCAAAATGAGTGGCATCAGCACGGTGTTTTTCTTCATACACTTCGAGTTACATACTACACAATCAAAGCTAAAGATTTTACACTTATTCCTGCCGCTCTTCTGCATGATATAGGTAAGCCGTTTTCTGCTTTTAAAAAAGACGAAAATGATATAAAATATGGAGAGTATAGTTTTACTGACCATGAAGAAGTAAGTTATCAAATCATAAAAAACTGGCCCTTTATGAGTGAGTACACAAAAAATATAGTCAGATATCACTACCTAATACGCGATATAAAAAAGAGTAAAAAAGAAAACTATAAAAGATATGAAGTCAAAAAAGCTATCTGGGAATCTCTAAGTGATGAGATGCATGAAGAGTTGGAAAGGTTTTTGCTTTATGATGATTTAGGTAAGGGAAAAAAGAGAAGATAG